In Anaerobaca lacustris, the sequence CCGAGGCAAACAGGATGCTTGCCAGGGCGAGCCCATTGACGATCCGCACATATTGGTGCCGTTGTACCACGAGAGTTTGTCCTTGCCGGGCCGCCACCGTCAATCATCTCAATACAGAGTCCGGAACCGCCTCCGGAGCACCGTACGACGGCAACGCCCTCGGCGCGATCCACCATACCGTCTCAGGCCAGGGTGGTCAAGGCCCTGCCTCGTTTTGCGCGTGTGCGGTGCCCCGGCCGAATGGTTGGAAGGAATCGAGCTTTTTCTGTAATCTGGACGGCTGCGGATTGTCTCTATAGTGAAACCGGATGGCGGAGTCGGCGTTTGGATTGCCATAGTGACAGAAACCTGGTCGGGGTGGTGTGTCAGGGGGACCGGTTGGCGTACGCCGAGCTGGTCGAGAGGCACTACGCCAAGGTGTTTCTCGTGTGCCTGGGCGTGCTCGGCAACGTCCACGACGCCGAGGATGTGGCGCAAGATGCGATGATAGCAGGGTTTGAGAAGATTCACCAGCTCCGCGACGCCGGGCAGTTCGGCCCCTGGATTGCCCGAATCGCCAGGAACTTGAGCGTCAACTTCGTTCGCAGGAGGGCGGTGGTTGAGAAGACATTGGATCGCAAACCGCCGGGGCTGGTCGAGCCGGTCGGGCCGGATGACGCGTTGCAGCAAGCCGTCGCCAGGCTTCCTGTGGAGCTGCGGCTGCCGTTGGTCATGTACTACTTCGACGGCAAGGACGTCAAATCCGTCGCCAGGACGCTCGACATTTCGACCTCGGGCGTCTACCTGAAACTGAAAACCGCGATCGGGCGACTCCACGAAATCCTGACCGCAGATGGAGAGCAGCCATGAACAGGCCATGTCGTGACATCCGCGAACGAATCATCGATCACATGCTTGGTGTCCTGAGCGCCGAGCAGGCGCAGGACGTGCAGAGCCATCTGGATGCCTGCCAATCGTGCCGGCAATACGTACAGGCGCTGACCGGGCAGGGCGATGCGCTGGCGGCGCTGGGTCGAAAGGTCCAGGCCGATATGAATATCCGTCGGGACAAGGCCATCGAAGCCTTTCGGAGGGCCACACCGGCTGGGCCGAGGGTCCTGCCTTTTGTTAGCAGATTCGTCAGGACCGTCGCGGCGGCGGTCCTGGTGCTGGGCGTCGGCATCCTCATCGGCCGGCTCACCTCGCGGGGGGTGGTCGATGTGGAGCAGCTCAGTGCGGCCTTGCAGTCGTCGATTCGCCACAGCGTGCTGGCCGAAATGGATGACCGGTTGGAGTCCGCCCTGGCCGGCAGCGAGGAGCGAGTGGCGGCAGCGCTCGTTGAACAGGTCCGTGAGGATCTGCACCTCTTTGCGACCGATCTGGTGTCGGGCACGGAAACGTTGGTGGACCAGCGGTTCGCCGAGATTGTGCAACTCATCGAAGCAGCCCGCCAGACCGACCGCCGCCAGGTCGCCAGGGCCCTCGAACAAG encodes:
- a CDS encoding RNA polymerase sigma factor, which codes for MAYAELVERHYAKVFLVCLGVLGNVHDAEDVAQDAMIAGFEKIHQLRDAGQFGPWIARIARNLSVNFVRRRAVVEKTLDRKPPGLVEPVGPDDALQQAVARLPVELRLPLVMYYFDGKDVKSVARTLDISTSGVYLKLKTAIGRLHEILTADGEQP
- a CDS encoding anti-sigma factor family protein; translation: MNRPCRDIRERIIDHMLGVLSAEQAQDVQSHLDACQSCRQYVQALTGQGDALAALGRKVQADMNIRRDKAIEAFRRATPAGPRVLPFVSRFVRTVAAAVLVLGVGILIGRLTSRGVVDVEQLSAALQSSIRHSVLAEMDDRLESALAGSEERVAAALVEQVREDLHLFATDLVSGTETLVDQRFAEIVQLIEAARQTDRRQVARALEQVRTQTGMGFLRLAALTEEAPPRHNQ